A genomic region of Halococcus sediminicola contains the following coding sequences:
- a CDS encoding ABC transporter ATP-binding protein: MTDAIALDSITKRFPGVVANDAVDLTVEAGSVHALLGENGAGKSTLMNVLYGLYQPEGGTIELDGEVREFDAPRDAIDAGIGMIHQHFMLVPPMTVAENVVLGNEPTKWGGLATDRSRAKESVADLSERYGFAVNPDERIEEISVGERQRVEILKALYRGADVLILDEPTAVLTPQEVEELFSVFEELTAEGKTVLFITHKLGEAMSVADDITVLRDGENVGTVDADETTREQLAEMMVGREVVLDIETDPVETGGTVLDVDGLSVIEEGTERVGDVNFEVREGEILGIAGVDGNGQAELVEALTGLRTPDAGTVSLDGENLAGVSRRGHIDRGMAYVPEDRQERGLVMDFDLTENGVLGGQHTPPVGGTRIDWAGAREHASDVIETYDVRPPNPEATAKSLSGGNQQKFLVGRELERDPGMVVATHPTRGVDVGSTEFVHDRLLALREAGVAVLLISANLAEVRGLSDRLAVMHDGEFVDVVDPDEVTEEELGLLMAGERPDEPATAEGVSADGGER; the protein is encoded by the coding sequence ATGACCGACGCGATCGCCCTCGATAGCATCACCAAGCGCTTTCCGGGCGTCGTCGCCAACGACGCGGTCGATCTGACTGTCGAAGCAGGGAGCGTCCACGCGCTGCTCGGCGAGAACGGGGCCGGGAAATCCACGCTGATGAACGTCCTCTACGGGCTGTATCAGCCAGAGGGAGGAACCATCGAACTCGACGGCGAGGTGCGGGAGTTCGACGCGCCGCGCGACGCCATCGACGCCGGCATCGGCATGATCCACCAACACTTCATGCTCGTGCCGCCGATGACCGTCGCCGAGAACGTCGTGCTCGGCAACGAACCCACCAAGTGGGGCGGACTCGCAACCGACCGCTCGCGAGCGAAAGAATCGGTCGCCGACCTCTCCGAACGCTACGGCTTCGCGGTGAACCCGGACGAGCGGATCGAGGAGATCAGCGTCGGCGAGCGCCAACGCGTCGAGATCCTGAAGGCGCTCTACCGCGGTGCCGACGTCCTGATCCTCGACGAGCCGACGGCGGTACTCACCCCGCAGGAGGTCGAGGAGCTGTTTTCGGTCTTCGAGGAACTCACCGCCGAGGGGAAAACTGTGCTGTTCATCACCCACAAACTCGGCGAGGCGATGAGCGTCGCCGACGACATCACGGTGCTGCGCGACGGCGAGAACGTCGGTACTGTGGACGCCGACGAAACGACCCGCGAGCAACTCGCCGAGATGATGGTCGGCCGCGAGGTCGTCCTCGACATCGAGACCGACCCCGTCGAGACCGGCGGAACGGTGCTCGACGTCGACGGTCTCTCGGTGATTGAGGAGGGAACCGAACGGGTCGGAGACGTGAATTTCGAGGTACGTGAAGGAGAGATTCTGGGTATCGCAGGCGTCGACGGCAACGGACAGGCCGAACTCGTCGAAGCGCTCACCGGTCTCCGGACGCCGGATGCCGGGACGGTGAGTCTGGATGGCGAGAACCTCGCGGGCGTCTCGCGGCGCGGCCACATCGACCGCGGGATGGCCTACGTCCCCGAGGACAGACAGGAGCGTGGACTCGTGATGGACTTCGACCTCACCGAAAACGGCGTGCTCGGCGGTCAGCACACGCCGCCGGTCGGTGGAACACGCATCGACTGGGCGGGCGCACGCGAGCACGCGAGCGACGTCATCGAGACCTACGACGTCCGTCCACCGAATCCAGAGGCGACGGCGAAATCGCTGTCGGGAGGCAACCAACAGAAGTTCCTCGTCGGACGCGAACTCGAACGCGATCCGGGAATGGTCGTGGCGACCCACCCGACGCGGGGAGTGGACGTCGGCTCGACGGAGTTCGTCCACGACCGGCTGCTCGCGCTCCGCGAAGCAGGCGTCGCCGTCCTCTTGATCTCGGCGAACCTCGCCGAGGTGCGCGGACTCTCGGACAGGCTCGCCGTGATGCACGACGGCGAGTTCGTCGACGTCGTCGACCCCGACGAGGTCACCGAGGAGGAACTCGGACTGTTGATGGCCGGCGAGCGCCCCGACGAACCGGCGACTGCCGAGGGCGTGAGCGCCGACGGGGGCGAGCGATGA
- a CDS encoding ABC transporter permease yields MSARERVEDGLRRLVAASWAERLALSLAALVASVLVGGLIVFFSGTAATCEEPAYGVFGLTSCYNPVSVYVLLVTGAFGSLLSDPFNFNMALTLKESTLLIFTGLSVAVAFRAGLFNIGSQGQLVIGGLASAIAVLTAGPLLPGVSGLLLVPLGVGVGALAGGLYGAIPGALKAYADANEVITTIMLNFVAAQVAFFLVSTYFAAPDSQSVETSEIPAGAVLESALFGSGSDFSIVALAGGLALVAGLYYLIGYTSYGFDLRTSGLQPEAARYGGVDAKRTIVSSMALSGAFAGIGGAVWVLMVMGRFQTGVPALGFDGITVSILAGNNPLGVVPAALLFGVLKSGSLAVQLSTGVPVQLVGVLRGLIILFVAMPEFFRLLGTRFVTTDREPAVATDGGTPSESGGKP; encoded by the coding sequence ATGAGCGCGCGCGAGCGCGTCGAGGACGGCCTCCGACGGCTCGTGGCGGCGTCGTGGGCCGAACGGCTGGCGCTGAGTCTGGCGGCGCTCGTGGCGTCGGTACTCGTGGGCGGTCTCATCGTCTTCTTCTCGGGAACGGCCGCGACCTGCGAGGAGCCGGCCTACGGCGTGTTCGGTCTCACCTCCTGTTACAACCCCGTCTCGGTCTACGTCCTCCTCGTGACAGGCGCGTTCGGCAGCCTTCTGAGTGATCCGTTCAACTTCAACATGGCGCTGACACTCAAAGAGAGCACGCTCCTGATCTTCACGGGACTGTCGGTGGCGGTGGCCTTCCGGGCAGGGCTGTTCAACATCGGCTCGCAGGGCCAACTCGTCATCGGCGGGCTGGCGAGCGCCATCGCGGTTCTCACTGCCGGCCCGCTCCTCCCGGGTGTCAGCGGGCTGCTGTTGGTGCCGCTCGGTGTGGGCGTCGGCGCACTCGCCGGCGGTCTCTACGGGGCGATTCCGGGCGCGCTCAAGGCCTACGCCGACGCCAACGAGGTGATCACGACGATCATGCTCAACTTCGTCGCCGCACAGGTCGCCTTCTTCCTCGTTTCGACCTATTTCGCCGCACCCGATAGCCAGTCGGTCGAGACCAGCGAAATACCAGCAGGAGCGGTGCTCGAATCGGCACTGTTCGGCTCGGGAAGCGACTTCTCCATCGTCGCGCTCGCGGGCGGACTGGCGCTCGTCGCCGGTCTCTACTACCTCATCGGCTACACCTCGTACGGCTTCGACCTGCGGACGAGCGGTCTCCAGCCCGAAGCCGCGCGATACGGCGGCGTCGACGCCAAACGCACCATCGTGTCGAGCATGGCGCTGTCGGGAGCCTTCGCGGGCATCGGCGGCGCGGTCTGGGTGCTGATGGTGATGGGGCGCTTCCAGACTGGCGTGCCGGCGCTCGGTTTCGACGGCATCACCGTCTCGATCCTCGCCGGCAACAATCCATTAGGGGTGGTGCCCGCGGCGTTGCTGTTCGGCGTGCTCAAGAGCGGTTCCCTGGCCGTACAGCTCTCGACCGGGGTCCCCGTCCAACTGGTCGGCGTGCTCCGCGGTCTCATCATCCTGTTCGTGGCGATGCCGGAGTTCTTCCGGCTGCTCGGGACGCGCTTCGTC